TTTCAGTAACATTATTGGTTCTCTTCCTGATGGAATTGTGTATAAGGGGACTCTCTCCAGTGGAGTTGAGATAGCTGTAGCATCCTCTGCAGTGACCACAGCTCAAAACTGGTCAAAAAGTATGGAAGCTCAATTCCGAAAGAAGGTATGCTAGCAACAAATGTAGCAAATGCGCAATAAATTGTAATCCTACTTCTAATCTTTGCATGGTTGCAGATTGCGTCATTATCTAGAGTGAACCACAAGAATTTTGTGAATCTTATTGGGTATTGTGAAGAGAATAAGCCATTCTCAAGAATGATGGTGTTTGAGTACGCTCCAAATGGAACACTCTTTGAGCATCTGCACAGTGAGTaacattttgatcaaatttacTTACATCCACAGCCATATCCTCCTTTGATTATTACAGGCTAATAGCAACCTAACTTCTTCAACCAGGCTGTGAGGATGGCTTGAACTTTgtagcaaaaatataaattagaccTGTTTAAATAATCTTCTccataattatttataagagagaaaaaatagaaaaaaaattaattgaacttctctcataaattaaaatcaacttatgtacCTCAACTTTTTGAGAAGTCAGATGAGAACAATTAAAGGTAAGTACATAAGttgattataatttattgaaGAAGTTCAATCCAATTcattttatctaattttcttTCCATGTAAGTGTTTATGGAGAACTTTATTCAGACAGGACTAGTTCCCTGGCATCTTGAAAATTGTTTGCTATATGCACTGGCATTTATAGTTGTTGAGTTTTGACTTTATTCTTGCATATGCTTGCAGTTAGAGAAGGAGAAGAACTAAATTGGACAATGAGAATGAGGATAGCTATGGGAATAGCCTACTGCCTAGAGTATATGCATGAGTTGAAACCACCCATTGCCCATAGAAACCTGCAATCTTCCTTTATATACCTTACTGAAGATTATGCTGCTAAAGTATCAGATCTTAGTTTATGGAATGACATGTGTGCTACAAAGAATGGGTCTGCAACCACACAACTCTTGGAAACATCGTCAGCAGATACCAAGGACAATGTTTACAGCTTTGGAATAATATTGTTTGAGTTGATTACAGGGAGAATTCCCCTTGCTGGGAACAGTGAACTTCTGGCAGATTGGGCAGCAGAATATGTAAGGTGGGGGAAATCCTTAAGAGATGTTGTGGATCTAAGACTGAAGTCTTTGCAGGAAGAAGAGATTGAGGAATGGTCTGAAGTAATAAGAAACTGTGTACAACCAGATCCAGAGAAAAGGCCAACTATGAAAGAAATTACATCTAGACTCAAGGAACTCACAGCTATGGGGCCTGATGGAGCAAATCCAAAAGCATCACCACTTTGGTGGGCAGAAATGGCAATTACATCCACTGATTCAAGTTGAGACATTAATATTATAACCCAAATAAAAGTGGAATGCTAATTTGTACAGTTGCTCTAAATTTGGAATTCATAcacttttgaaatatttatgtttatacTAATTTTTTCTAAACTATTATTTTGAAGCCAACAGAAGAAGCATGTAAAGAACAAATAACATTTGTCTCATTCTAGAGGAAttgatttttgttattgtttggaGGGACAGAGACAGAGAATGCTTCCTTAATAATACCCTTTCCAATATGTTCTTTTGGGAAACTGTTGTTGAGGCAGGGGAAAGGGCTGTGCTATGTTTGCCTACTAGGAGAAGGAAACAAATTCATTTTGTATTGTGAATACATAGTTGGCATAACTAGTGTTTCCTTGTTTCTAAAATGCTAGACATGGAAATGCTTGTGACGTCTAGtaactcatcatcatcatcatcaattattactattttatgaGTTGGAAACACAATACTTATCATTTTCTTTGGCAAGatgcagaaaaataaaacatttcatCAAGAACAATAAATTATAGTGTAGGAAACAAAGTGCCAATCACTCTATAAATCATAACCCTGTCACTGTACAAATGTGTGAATAGTGTGAGATCAATTATGTGCACAAGGCTCACAAGAATCTATATTATATCAATGGAGTTACTATTCTCATTCTGAACATCTTCTGATGTACACCTGAATCATCTTCCTATCTGATCATGTGAAACACATGACTCCATCTTTTCCTCGAATCATCCAAGTATTGCTTCTTGGGGGGTCTTGGCATTGTTTCAACAGTAGGATTATCCATGTCCTCTTCTTGTGTCTTAACAAAGTTGGGATGCCCCAGCAATTTCCTAATCAAGATCTCCACATTTTAGCCATTTAATGTGCATGTCATTTATGATTAAAAGCTTAGTTTCCGTGCCCTTTGATACAGATCAAGTGTGTCTGTATGGTTAGGGTCTAAGCATAGAGCTGCCTGACAATCTTGAAGAGCTGATGATAGTTCCCCTATTGCCTCATAAAATGCTGCTCGGAGATGAAGCATTTGCAAGTCAGGTTTGAAATTTATGGCCTTGGTGAGCTCATCAACAGCTTCAGATTCCTTTTGCTCATCCATCATCACTGGTTTATATGTGACATTTTATGTGAGAAAAATTCAGTTTAACAAATCTATGTCACTAATCTAGCcattaaatttaacttttggTGTGTAGGTCAAATGTTGATAAATTTAAAGCAACACGTTAATTATCCTCTGCCCCATTAAGACAGTGACCAAATCTTGATGCTATATTAAATGGTAAtacttttgaaaacaaatttatCAGTTTCTACTTTCCTAGTGTCAGTTGTAGCTATTGATATATTTCATAATGATGAGTAACTAGAATCCATCAAGATGCAAGCTTCAAAGAGAGGAATAGTGTGCATAGATCAATGACTTACACATGGTGCCACAACAAACTCATTAACATGTGGGTAAAATCTTAAAAAGACATACTTAAATTAAGACAAAATCAAGCCATTAActtgtcaaaaataaaaacaaggttTAATCATGAAGCATCATAAAAATATGCAtggaatttatatttttctgctGAAAATGATACTCTATCCCTCATAAAAACTTGCAAAGGGTCTCAATCTGTATTTAACCACAATAGCAGTAGTGTGTGATCGTGACAACTTCAAAGATTGAGGACCACCCAAATACAGAAGGAATCAACTTATAAACATAGATGGACTTAGTATTTAAAGTACAAATCAAACTACAGACTGAACATAGTCACATTACATATTTCTAGGCTTCAGGGCTTGGCCATGCCAAGAAATCCAATACACAACAAGTGTTTTGTTGTCAGTAACATAGGAAACAGGTTATAAAACACTGAATTAGAACatcaagtttcaaaataaaaatacttcatGTTTAACAAGTTTTCTGTAGTAAATGAAAGCAAGTTTGATGACTAACTGTAGATTAGTATGTCATAACCCAGTTATTAACTAAGTCCCAGTTTCCAATTAAAAAGAACATGGCAGATGGTATAGAATGAAAGATAGGTGAAGTACCTGCTGCCCTGTATCTATACGGATATGTTTTCAAAGGATCCAGTTGGGTTGCTACATCAAGGTCAACCTTTGCCATCTCACGGTCACAGTATTCTGATCGTTTCTCATATGCTGAGGCATTGCTCTCTGCCTTTTCAATTAGCTTGGTCATCTCATCATATGCAGCTTTTCGTTGATTTTTCTGATGATAAACCCGTGCTAGACCTTGATGAGCTCTTGTGTGCCTAATTGCAAGGGCATTCTCATAGCATGCCTCTGCAAGATCAAGATTACCACAATCTACATAAATACTCCCCAAGTTATTTAGTGCCTACAAAATATTGCAGAAGACAATCAAATGACCGGACAACCAAGAAGACTTAATCAATACTAGGGATGGTGGATGAGGTCACTAACTTGTCCTTTGCGAAGACCATCTGAAGGACATTTAAGTGCTTCTTCCAGAAGTTCAATAACATAAGAAGCAGATTCCGGATCCATACTTGTATCTGCTAACACATATGCTTTTAGAAAATAGGCTTCAAATGATCTCTGAATTGTAATTGACCTATCAACCCTAGCCAGCGCTTCATCCCGATAGCCAGTATCATATAGAATCCATCCTTCATAAATTAATCTTTCTTGCAGTGAGCTAGAATGGTTTCTGGCCATCCTCAAACTGCGCATTGCAGCCTTTTGACAGTTTAACCTATGAATTTCATCAATGTGAGGAATTCTCttgatattgtattttattaacTGGGGTTGAAAGACCAGGAAACATCGACAcactcaaaaatcaaaataaatcaaatatctaGATACCAGCAATAGCATTATGTATAATAAACAATGTGATAAGCTTACCAGTTCCAGAACAATGTGCAACAAATACCATAACAATTCAAACTATAAGAAGAGAGATACCGCCTATAGTTTTGATTAATAGATGTGCTTACCTCAAAAGGAGTAGAGACTGACGAAACTCCAGCAGGCTCTTTCCAGGCTCATTCTCCAGCATCTGATGTATAATAGCCAAAGAACCAACATCATCTACAGAAGACCATTGTTCGTATAATTGCATCCAGCATTCAGCCTGACTCTTTTGCTGTACCACATGGCTAAGGAGATGAACCAAGTATTTCCCTGAGATCTTTTCATTTGAAGTTATATAATTTGGTTCCAAAGTTAACAATGCCCTGATATCTTTTATGGCACTGCCATAATCCTTAAGAGCAATAAACATCCTCGCCCGCACTTCTAAGCAATCAGGAGAGAGCTTGAATCCAATAATCTTATCAAGCTCTAAAATTCCAGCTTTTATATGCTTCTCCTCCACCTTTGCCAGGGCTCTATACTTATATGGAAATGAAAGGGAGGGGTCCAATTCAGTTGCAACATCCAAATCAAAACTTTTTTCCCTCCCCATGTTGTAAAGAGCGCGCTCCTGATACATCCACCCAGCAGGTTTGTGCTCAAATATGAGAGAACTAATTAACTTATAGGCCGAATATGGTTGACCCTGCTTGTACTTGGTTCTGGCCACACCAGCCACAGAATACACATGACCTGCTTCAGCTGCTACCTCAAAACTATGCTGAGCCTCTTTATATTGTTTCCTTTCAAGCAGCACACAACCCAATTGATGGAATGCAAGGGCTTTCTGCCACCTTTCAGTAGCACACTCTCC
The genomic region above belongs to Glycine max cultivar Williams 82 chromosome 14, Glycine_max_v4.0, whole genome shotgun sequence and contains:
- the LOC100799963 gene encoding ethylene-overproduction protein 1 isoform X1, which produces MGMPKLSSFSQQQRVFTEKTRRKMRGLKLVERFKSIQVHALNSEATSRRNKATGEARAITIRSLVSKSKSNTTTTTTTTTTTTNSAIANLVVPLQLPSADTLEPSIEPYLKPTNLVEALAELYHRLECCCLQSEKKTSLCVEQFTLLRSLGDQKLLRRCLRTARQNAEDVLSKVVLSAWLRFERREDELEGVSSMDCGGCVLECPKVNLVKGFSPCSINDRCQCPQGTKEETSNEESVFLCLPDEEKKDVSFCIGSEEIDCVKWRIAALSDPFKAMLYGGFAESKMRKIDFSKNGISSKGMRAVELYSRAKRLDFFCAMTVLELLSFANSFCCEEMKAACDAHLASFVGSVDDALILIDYGLEERAPLLVASCLQVLLRELPNSLHNSKVMNVFCSSEGMKRLAMVGYDSFLLYYFLSQVAMEEIMVSETTLMLLERLGECATERWQKALAFHQLGCVLLERKQYKEAQHSFEVAAEAGHVYSVAGVARTKYKQGQPYSAYKLISSLIFEHKPAGWMYQERALYNMGREKSFDLDVATELDPSLSFPYKYRALAKVEEKHIKAGILELDKIIGFKLSPDCLEVRARMFIALKDYGSAIKDIRALLTLEPNYITSNEKISGKYLVHLLSHVVQQKSQAECWMQLYEQWSSVDDVGSLAIIHQMLENEPGKSLLEFRQSLLLLRLNCQKAAMRSLRMARNHSSSLQERLIYEGWILYDTGYRDEALARVDRSITIQRSFEAYFLKAYVLADTSMDPESASYVIELLEEALKCPSDGLRKGQALNNLGSIYVDCGNLDLAEACYENALAIRHTRAHQGLARVYHQKNQRKAAYDEMTKLIEKAESNASAYEKRSEYCDREMAKVDLDVATQLDPLKTYPYRYRAAVMMDEQKESEAVDELTKAINFKPDLQMLHLRAAFYEAIGELSSALQDCQAALCLDPNHTDTLDLYQRARKLSF